CGATGCGCCGTGGACGGTCCTCGCCGACCCCAACACTTCTGACTACCAGTTCTGAGCGTATCGGCTGGTCAGGCAACGCAGAAGCCCCGCCCGCGCGCCTCGGGGAAGGAAGCGCAGCGAACGGGGGCTCGTTTCTGGGAGTGCCTCAGGGCATCCAGCCCTGGTCTGCCTCCAGACACTCAGGGCATGTGACGGCTCGCTGCCACTCGGTCACCTTGCCGGTGACGCTGCATACCGGCTTTCCTTGGCTGAGCCTGTGAACGGTCAGCACGTCATCCCCGACCGTGCCCGTGAACTCGTCAGTGGGTGCCAAGAGGTCTCGGTCATCGGTCATGGTCACTGGCTGGTCTCTCTGGTCGCGTTGCGGGGGTCATTCGGGTGGCCGGAGAAGGTGTGCGTGTGCATGTCGATCACGACTCCGCGAGCCATCACGGCACTGCGCGACGCGATTGCGGCAGTCAGGCTCGCGCGTAGCCGGGCGCACACCGGGCACCTGTCGGGGTCTACTCGGTCAGTGCGAGGGATTCTCAGGTCTGCGCCCGAGAGCAATAGCGGCGGTTCACTCACGTGTTGCTCACCCCCGGGTGCCGGGGGCATGAGTGCGGGCAGGGAGGGGACTTGGGGCGGGGAGGTAGACGACCCCGGACTCTGTGTCCTGCGCCCCGCTGTACTCCGTCCACCAGCCCTCAGGAGAACCCGCATACGGCTTGGCGGGATCGTCTACGAGACTGACCAGCTCAGGGGCAGGTAACACGCTCACGCGGACACAGGCCCGCTTCACGGGGGTGGTCACTGGGGGCACTCCAAGTGCCGGTACCGAACGGCCGGACTGCGTGAGGCTTGCCGAAGCTCAATCCGGCGGCAGGGTTCGAGCGACTTGATCCGCTGCTGGCAGTCGGGGCACGTCTCCCCTGAGGGCGCGTATGTCGTGTACTCACCCTGTCTCGCGTCGGTGTCAGCATCTGCACGCTGGGGACTTCCGAGAATTCTGGTTGTAGCTTTGGGCACTGCCGTCAACCTCCTATCGGTTGGTGGCCACGCCCCCGGACGTTCGCCGCGTCGCGGGGGTCTGACCGTTCGGCACGTGGGTCGCGCCGTCTGAAGATCTTCAGCCGGACAGGACACCTCCGGGAACCGCGAACGGGGAACCCCGCAAGCCCATTTGGGGAACCCCTCTGGAGCGCCAGGACTACCCTGGGACGAGATCACTTCCGTCCCCTGCAAGGTGGTGGCGCTCATGGACGATCGCGAGACACGGCGCATCGGTTACTCGCTGACGATCCCTGACACGCTGTTACAGAGCGATGCCATGCGCGGAGCCTGCGTGACCCATGACTTTCAAGAGATTTTCCGGCTCGTCAACAGGCGCACGGGCTCCAGTTACGCAGTGATGGCTGCCGCAGTCGGCAAGATGACCAGTTCACGCGTGAGTGATGTGATCCGTGGTGTACGGAGAATTCGCGGGCAGGAAGTGATCGAACGCGTGGCTGACGGCTTCGGCATCCCCGGCGAAATGCTTGGGTTACCCCAACGGCCGTGGGAGGATTCCCCGGAAAAAGTCCACCTGCCTCAATCGTCGACTTATTCTGACCCAAGTCGAGAGGCGGCGGACACAGCGCATCTCCTCCCGCGGAACGACGAAGGAACTCGTACTGCTACTCATTCCGATGTGCTTCTGGTCTCGGTATGGATTGGGGGGAGAAAACAGATCGTGCCCATCAGCCGGCGAACCCTGATTACTGGCGCGATTGGCGCTGCCCTACAAGCAGCAGACCTGACGCTATTTCCCGAACCCGTTAACGAATCCAATCCGCTCTGCGCACCGTTTCCGAAACTCGACGCAATCCGCATCGAAGCAGCGATAGAGCATCTCCGAGATATGTGGCATTCCCTTGTCCGGGCTGACAATCTCTTCGGTCCACGGCACGCTCTCACGTCGGTGCGCCAACAACTATCCATCCTCGAATCGCTTCTAGAATACGCCAGAGGAACGCAGCGCTCCGAGTTGCTGAGACTTGCCGCCCAATACGCCGAGTCCGCTGCATGGTTGCATGAAGACTCGGCAGACATGCCGAACGCCACAAAGTGGACCAGTCAGGCCATGGAATGGGCAACCGAGTCCGGCGATCAAGCCATGCTGACGTGGACGCTTTTCCGCAAGAGTCAGCAAGCCACCACGAAGAAGAATGCGGCACAGGCTATTAGCCTTGCCCAGGCTGCCCAGCGAAATAGTTCCGCCCTTACGCGGCCCATGCGAGCGGCTGCCATACAGCAGGAAGCGCACGGGTACGCATTGGATGCAGACGAGGTTTCCTGCCATACCCGTCTGGACGATGCCCAGGACTTTGCCGCATCGCCGGACACAAAGGGAGACGCCCGTTCCGGGCACGGAGATTTCTGTACCGCAAGTTACATCGAGATTCAGCGCGCTAATTGCTGGCTCACCCTCGGGCGGCCCGACCTGGCCGTCCCACTTTTTGAAACTGCGCTCGACGAGCTTCCCGACGCCTACCAGCGCGACAGAGGTCTCGCGCAAGCGCGCCTGGCACTTGCATACGCGGGAACACGAGAGTACGACTCGGCGGCAGCGCAAGCCGCCTCCGCACTGAGCATCGCGCGCAGTTCAGGATCGTTGCGTACGATGCACGAGACGGTGTCCGCAGTTAACGCACTCGGGGAAGTTCACACATCACAGGCAGTGTCTCAACTGTTTGACGCCATTAAGGAAGAGGGGAATTTCTGAAGTGGCACATGTGCACGAGATCGCGGCCATGCGTCGCGCAATCGCAATTTCGGCTCAGGGGCTGGGATCAACCAGCCCGAACCCGCCTGTTGGCTGTGTCATTCTCGACAGCGAAGGGCGAACGGTCGGTGAGGGCTATCACGTGCGCAAGGGCGAATCGCACGCGGAGGTCAATGCACTTACCGCCGCCGGAAAACGGGCAGAGGGCGGAACGGCCATTGTAACACTGGAACCATGCAATCACTACGGACGCACACCACCATGCCGCGAAGCCCTGATCAATGCGAATGTAGCAAGAGTACTCATTGCCGTAATGGACCCAACGTCTCGTGGTGAAGGCGGGGCAGCGCTCCTACGAAGGGCCGGAGTGCAAGTCGAGCAGGGCTTCCTGAAAGATGAGGCGCTTCTTGTTCTAGGCACTTGGCAAGATTCTCTGAATGGTGGCCGCCCATTCATTACGTGGATCTACGAAGCGGGCGAAGACGGGAAACCCGACCTTAATTCCGCACAAGGTGTTGCTTTTGGAGAAGTGGATTCACTCCGGGGATCGTACGATCTCGTGATCAGCCAGGAACGCGGTATCGAAGAAGGAGTTCCAGGGGGTCACGGCAACGGCGTATTCCATCTTCCGAACGGAGCGCTGGGCAACGACGCCGATGAAATATTGAAAGTGCTCGGCGATACAGGAGCGCGGTCTATTTTGCTATCCGGTGCAGTCGATCAATTTTCTCGGATCACTTTCGCAGGAATGATTGATCGGGTGATCTCCTATCTGCCGCGAACATCACCCTCTTGGTCGCCTGGGGAGGACCTTGACAACGTTACTGCAATTCCGTATGGATATCGACTGACTGAGGTTACCCGAACGGCATCACATGTCCGCCTGGTGGGGCACAGGACCTAGTTAGGCGACAACAAGATAGTCCCTACTCCCCGTTTCGAGGAGTAGGGATTTTTCTATGTGCCACCTTTTGTCGACTCTTCCCCGCACAAATGGCAGTAGCTGCGGCGTGAGTTTTTTTCCTCCCTGCCGTTCTTTTGCAGGAGGGCGAGGGGGCACACGCCTGGTCGGCTACGACCGGCGAGGCTTCACGTGCTCGGCGGCCCAACCGCCCGGCTGGTGCTTCGCGGTCTCTTTGCTGTGGCACGTCGTGCACAGCGGACAGAGTTGAGGGAACGCGTCCGGATCTTTGACGCCCTTGGCGACCAACTCACGGCGCGACTCGGGGAAGTGGTCGGCGACCGTCGCTGTCTTGCTGCACAGCACGCACCACGGATGCGCGTACAGATAGCGGCGGCGAATACGCTCCCGCTTGACCCCGTATCCCTTGGCCGTGGTCGTCCCGCACTGCTGCTCGGCTTCCTTGGCGTGCTTGGAGCAGCGTCCGCCCGCGGTCAGTTCCGGGCAGCCGGGGACAGAGCAAGGGGGGCGGGGCTTGCGTGGCGTGGTGCATCTCCGATCGGGGTGGGGTGTCGAGTCGAAATGCCACCGGGAGCCCAGGAAGAGGATGCGGAATCATTGCTGGCCACCCATAGATCACCCGTCCACCTGAGCGGAGCACGGCATATCGGACAGGAAAAAGACCGGTGAGGTGAGGGGGTGGCCGGATAATTTCCGGCAGATTTCCTGATGGCCCCCTTGGTGGGGAAACCTCCCCTACATACGGTCCCCGGTAGTCAGTCGGTTGGACGCGAAAGGGCACGTCATGTCACCAGGGTCGAACCAGCAAGCGCCAGCTATCGAAGTCCACTGCGGCGGGCTGCACGTGATCATTGAGCGGGTTCCCGCATGGCTCATCACGCTGGTGACCACAGCAGCTGGGGCAGGGGTCACCTGGTGGACTAGTCGCTAACTCCGTCAGAGCGCATGGCCAGGGCTTACCCTCTGCCGCTGTAGTGTCGGCTGAGTCCGTTCGTTCAGCTTGGGGTCAGGCAGCCGGTTCGAGTCCGGCCGCCACGGTCTCCGCCCTCTTGCTCGTTCTGCACGTATCCGAACTCGTCTGGCACGTCCTCAACAAGAAGGCACGCCGTTGGGTGCAGGATCACATCAGGAAGGGGGTGCGGAGCATGGTCCCTAGTAGCCTGCCCGTCTTCGCGGCGGGGGCCGGTGTCGCGGGAGGCGTCTACCACCTGACCCATGCTGAACGAACGGCCGCTAACTAAAACGGGGATTTGGCCACCCCTGAAGTCCTCGCCAGTCTTGGCCAAGTGGCAGCCGTGGCAAACGGGTTGAACGTTCGTGTCCATGTCCTCGCCACAGAGGGCGAGCGACTGCACGTGGTCTACGTCCACCACGTCCGCGAGGACGAGGAGGTGGCCCGGCTGCGGGCCCTCGGCGCCACCGACCTCGACGTCGGCCAGGGCGACGTCCCGTGGACGTGCCTGGCCGACCCGGAGGGCCACGAGTTCTGCGTCCTCGCCCGGTCCTGAAGCGGGGCCCCAGGACCGGGAGCTTGCATGTCGGGTCTAGCGCTGCCTGATCCGCAGGAAGGTGATCGAGTTCGCCGGGAAGGTGTAGGTGAACTTGTCGGTGACTCCGGTGAAGGTGGAGGTCACCGGGGCGACCGGGGTCTGTGTCTCGGTGTTGACCGCGTTGGGCACGGCGGCCAGTGTGGTGACCTTCGCCTTGGCCGCGACCTTGGCGCCGCCGAGGTCGATCGCCGTACGGGCGTCCGTGGACTGGGCGTTGACGACCTTGACGATCAGGTCGCCGGTCTCCTTGTCGTGGGTGACGACCTGCCGGAACGGCTCGGCCGGCTTGTCGTCGGTGAAGCTGCCCCACTCCTTGCCGTCGAGGTAGAAGGTGACCTGGCGGCCCCGCACCTTGACGTCGAGGTCGTAGGCGCGGCCCGTCTCCACGCTGCCCGGCTTGGTCATCAGCGTCGACTTGGCGCCGTCCACGCCCTGTTCGACGGCGGACTGGGTGTTGTTCCAGCCGCCCACGTTCCACCAGTAGTAGTTGCCGGTGTCCTTGACGCCGAAGGCGACGAGGAAGCCCTCCTTGCCGGACTTCTTGGTGGCCTTCACATGCAGGTCGTAGTCGTGCCAGCTGGGGTCACCGGCCGAGACCATGGTGTTCTCGGCGGCGGTGTCGGTCTGCACGTACTGCCCGTCCTGGAGCGCCCAGGAGCCGCCGCCCGTGTGCGTCCACTGCGAGGCGTCGCCGGAGAAGTCGTCACTCAGCAGCGGGGCGCCGTCCGCGTCGGTGACCTTCACGTCGTCGTACGCCGTGCTGGTCGCCCAGGTCGACAGGCCGACGGCGCCGGTGATGGGGGCTTGCAGGGACGGGGTGCCGGTGGCGGTCGAGGGTACGACGCGGTCGCCGACGTTGGTCATGAACAGTTTCTGGACCTCGTAGTTGGCGGAGTTCCAGGAGGCGTGGTTGTTGAGCCACACCAGGTCCGGGCTCCACTGGACGTAGTCCTCGTTGGCGAACAGCGGTGCGTAGGAGGCGAGTTTGACGACGTCCGCGTTGCGCTCCAGGCCGGTCATGAACGCGGCTTCGGACAGGCCGTTCTTGAAGGTGTTGCCCCAGGAGGCGTACTCGCCGAGGAAGACCTTCGGGCCGTTCCTGTCATACGAGTCGTAGCGGTCGTTGTTCTGCAGGAACCACTGCGGACTGTTGTAGTAGTGCTCGTCGACCATGTCGACCTTGGCGTCCTTGTTGAGCTGCCAGGC
The Streptomyces sp. NBC_01485 genome window above contains:
- the ribD gene encoding bifunctional diaminohydroxyphosphoribosylaminopyrimidine deaminase/5-amino-6-(5-phosphoribosylamino)uracil reductase RibD, with translation MAHVHEIAAMRRAIAISAQGLGSTSPNPPVGCVILDSEGRTVGEGYHVRKGESHAEVNALTAAGKRAEGGTAIVTLEPCNHYGRTPPCREALINANVARVLIAVMDPTSRGEGGAALLRRAGVQVEQGFLKDEALLVLGTWQDSLNGGRPFITWIYEAGEDGKPDLNSAQGVAFGEVDSLRGSYDLVISQERGIEEGVPGGHGNGVFHLPNGALGNDADEILKVLGDTGARSILLSGAVDQFSRITFAGMIDRVISYLPRTSPSWSPGEDLDNVTAIPYGYRLTEVTRTASHVRLVGHRT